Proteins co-encoded in one Leptidea sinapis chromosome 16, ilLepSina1.1, whole genome shotgun sequence genomic window:
- the LOC126968656 gene encoding terpene synthase-like isoform X5 — MQLFSDQKTDYSDFVVKLSMYFQVRDDYCNICKPKALQECSPATNESSGDFYDDLTEGKFTLPIIHATKTSKRDAILNILKQKTNDFTLKQYCVSLLEQAGSLQYTRDVLTKLDSELRDEIKKFGGNPPLEAVLDDLLSWRDT; from the exons ATGCAACTGTTCAGTGACCAGAAGACAGATTATTCTGACTTTGTAGTAAAGTTAAGCATGTATTTTCAAGTGAGAGATGATTACTGCAATATCTGTAAGCCAAAG GCTTTACAAGAATGTTCACCAGCTACCAATGAG AGTTCTGGAGATTTCTATGACGATCTAACAGAGGGCAAGTTCACACTGCCGATTATTCATGCTACCAAGACGTCGAAACGTGACGCTATATTGA ATATATTAAAGCAAAAGACCAACGACTTTACGCTGAAGCAGTACTGCGTGTCTCTGTTGGAACAAGCCGGCAGTCTGCAGTACACTCGGGATGTCTTGACCAAGCTCGACTCCGAATTGCGAGATGAG ATAAAGAAGTTTGGAGGTAATCCTCCTCTGGAAGCTGTTTTGGACGACCTTCTTTCCTGGCGagacacataa